In the genome of Vibrio ziniensis, the window TATCACTTGAGCTTGAAAGCCAATGGCAGGACGCATTTAAATTGGCGTACCAGGTGTTGCAAGGAGACGTTAAAGTACTGCTTACCACATACTTTGACTCAGTGATTGATACTCTCGACAAGATAGTTGCACTGCCAGTGAACGGTCTTCATATAGACATTTCCGCTGCGCCACAGCAGCTAGATAGCGTACTAAACAAACTGCCGGAGCATTGGGTTCTGTCTGTTGGTGCTATCAATGGTAGAAACGTATGGCGAGCAGATTTGGGTCATCTTCGTAACCAGCTACAACCGGTGAAAGACAAATTAGGTGATCGCCTTTGGGTCGCAAGTTCATGTTCACTGCTTCATAGCCCTGTTGATTTAGAGCTTGAGCAGAATCTTTCAGCAGAGGTGCGTAGCTGGTTTGCTTTTGCAAAACAGAAAGTGACGGAAGTTGCCGCACTTGGACGAGCATTGGATGGCGAGCAAGATGCCATTCTAGCTTGTGATACTTATAGTCAGCCAATAGTGAAGCGAAAGACAGCAACGCACGTTAACAAGCCACAGGTACAAGCTCGAGTAAATGCTATTACTGCTTCGTTGGCAGAAAGAAGTGAGCCGTATAAGCAACGAGCTGCGAAACAAGCGAAGCAGCTTGGTTTGCCATTGTTCCCAACCACAACTATTGGTTCGTTTCCTCAAACCGGCGAGATTCGCACTCAACGTAGCGCATTCCGAACAGGGGTATTGCCAGAGGCTGAGTATATTACTGCGCTGAGAGGGCACATTGCTGATGCTGTAAAGCGTCAAGAGGCTTTAGGGTTAGATGTGTTAGTACATGGTGAGGCAGAGCGTAACGACATGGTTGAGTACTTTGCGGAAAACCTCGCTGGTTTCCAAACTACGCAATTTGGTTGGGTGCAAAGTTATGGTTCACGCTGCGTGAAGCCAGCGATTGTCGTCGCAGATATTGAACGTGAAAAGCCAATGACGGTGGAATGGTCTAGCTACGCACAGTCCCTGACCAAGAAGAAGATGAAAGGCATGCTGACTGGTCCTGTTACCATCTTGTGCTGGACATTCCCACGTGAAGACATCAGCCGCAAAGAGATTGCGCAGCAATTGGCTCTGGCACTGCGTGATGAAGTGTCTGATCTTCAAAACGCGGGTATTAATATCATTCAGATTGATGAACCAGCAATTCGTGAAGGTTTACCACTGAAGAAGCGTGACCATAAAACGTATTTAGATTGGGCAGTTGAATCATTCAAAATCTCTGCGGCAAGTGCAACAGCAGAAACGCAGATCCATACGCACATGTGTTACAGCGAGTTCAATGAAATCATCGATTCGGTTGCTGCACTGGATGCCGATGTGATTACCATTGAGACTTCCCGTTCGAATATGGAACTGCTGAAGGCGTTTGAAGATTTTAACTATCCAAATGAAATTGGCCCTGGTGTCTATGATATCCACTCACCAAATATCCCAACGCAGGAATGGATTGAAGACCTGTTACGTAAAGCAGCAGCGAAAATCCCAGCAGAGCGTTTATGGGTAAACCCAGACTGTGGATTGAAAACACGTAATTGGAAAGAGGTTGAAGCTTCGCTCATCAATATGGTGTTAGCAGCAAAAACCTTGCGTGAAGAGGCACAAAGTAACGTGGCCTAAAATAAAGGTAGCAAAATTAACAAAAGTAGTAGAACAAAGAAGGAGCTCAACTGAGCTCCTTCATAAATAGCGAATCACATTATAGTGAAGTACAAGTTTGTTGAGTAATGAGCTCATCAACCATTAATTGACCTCGGGTGTTACGCATTTTAATACGGTAACTTATTCCCACTTCAAGATTCGCTTTGATATTTTTGTCAGAGCAAAAACTTTTTATGCTATTTTTCAGCACTTCGGCTACTGGTTTAGCGTTTTTACCATCAGCATTATAGACCATCATCATTTCAATGGTGGTTCCCTGAGCATTGGCTCGCAGAATATTCAGAGGACCATATTCTAAGGGGAGTTCAGCACTAAGCAGGCTAGCTCTATTCTCAGCCAGTAGTTCCAAATTTCGTTGGTTTTCAGCATTGGAGCTACAACCCGAAAGTAAAATTAAACTGAAGGTGATAAAGCTAGCGATATATTTTTTCATATTAAAAAACTTTTTTGAACGGTTTGATGATGACATTAGCATAAACACCTGCAGCGACGTAAGGATCTGCATCTGCCCAAGTTTTGGCTTCCTCTAGCGAGTTGAAATCAGCAATTACTGTTGATCCAGTAAAACCAGCTTCGCCTGGATTTTCGGAATCGATAGCAGGCATTGGACCAGCTGTCAGCAAACGGCCTTCATCTTGAAGAGCTTGCAAGCGTTCTAAATGCGCTGCGCGAACACCCATACGCTTTTCTAGAGAGTTCTCAACATCTTGAGAAAAAATGACATACCACATAATCCATATCCTTATTAATGACTGAAACAACAAGCTAACAGTTGCCTAAATTAACTTTGGTTTAAGTTAATAGGGGGGTAATGTACTGAAACTTGGTAAATGATTAAACCTCAGTGGTCATATTTCTGTGATCAGTTTCTTGGATTGATCTGACGGGGGCGACCGTCAGAATCAATCGCAACATAGTTGAAAGTAGCTTCACACACTTGGAAACGATCTCCGACACCGTCGACTCTGATGGGTTTCACCCAAACTTCCAGGTTAATCGACATGGAAGTTCGACCAATCTTAGTACATTCGCCGTAACAACATACAACGTCACCAACTTTTACCGGCTTTTTAAACGCGATACTTGAAACCGACACCGTAACAATACGACCAGAAGAAATCTCTTTTGCTAAAATACCACCAGCCAAATCGAGTTGGGACATGATCCATCCACCAAAAATGTCACCATTCGCATTGGTGTCGGCTGGCATAGCAAGTGTTCTAAGTAATAGTTGACCTCTAGGGGAAGTGACTTCCTGACTCATTTCAATTTCCGTAGTAAACAAAACAGCGACTGTGATTAGCGAGTCGCTGTTAGAAAGGTGGCTATTATAGCAGTAAATACTACTTAGATTTAACCCTTAAACGGAGCACTGAATCACCTATTGGTTAGAATTCTTCTGCTCTTTAGGTAAATGCTTGTAGATATAGACACCTGTTAGCAGAGTATAGATAAAGGTCGCTACAAGAAGGCCAAACACTTTAAAGTTTACCCATACATCTAAAGGTAGTTGGTATGCGATATAAATGTTTACCACAGCGCATACAGCGAAAAAGCTAACCCATGCCCAGGTTACTTTTGCCCATACGCTATCGGGTAAGGTAATTTCTTTACCTAACATGCCTTTGATTGCTGATTTGCCAATCATATGACTAATAGTCAGACCTAAAGCAAATACGGTGTAAACAATGGTGACTTTCCACTTAATGAAATTGTCATCGTGTAGGAAGATAGTCATACCACCAAATATTGCAACAACCACAAAAGTGATGAGCTGCATTTTTTCGACTTTCTTATAAACGAAGTAGGAAATTGCTACTTGGATAGCTGTCGCTGCAATCAAAGCTGCGGTAGCAACATATATGTCGTAAAGCTTAAAAAGAGCAAAGAAGATAATTAGAGGAATAAACTCAATCAGTTGTTTCATTATATGGGTACATCCAAACTTTTCGTTGCCCACAGTCTACTCAATTTGCACGGTTATCTAAATAGGCGTAAACCATTTAGTTACAAAATGGCGATCTTCTTAATGAAAACAAAAAAGCCGCCCCTAGGGACGGCTTCTCTTTTAAAATCATCAATTAAGCTTGTTGATCTTGGTAAACTTTTTCTTCTTCAGGTTCTTCAATCAAAGAATCTACGATTACAGCACACGCTGCATCACCAGTGATGTTCAGTGCAGTACGGATCATGTCGAAGATACGGTCTAGAGCGAACAATAGTGGTAGACCTTCGATTGGAATACCTGCTGCTAAAAGAACCGCTACAACTAGGAATGATGGACCAGGAACACCTGCTTGACCAACCGCACCTAAAGTTGCTGTTACGATGATTGCAATGTAAGCACCGATAGACAGATCAATGTGGAATAGCTGAGCAAAGAAAATTGCAACCAAGCCGTAGTAGATTGCGTTACCAGACATGTTAATCGTTGCACCTAGAGGTAGAACGAATGACGCTGTCGAGTTACGAACACCAAGGTCTTTCTCGACTGTGTCCATAGTTACAGGAAGTGTTGCCATAGAAGATGCTGTAGAAAGAGCAACCGCCTGTGGCTTCTTCATTGCGCTGATGAATTTCTTCGCTGAAGTTTTGCTGAAGAAATGAATCATCGCTGGGTAAGCAATGAAACCGAAAATCAGGATAGCCGCTGTGTAAACGACAAACAGTTTGAATACCACCATTAGGGCACCGAAACCGAATGTACCAACAGCTTCAGCCATCAGACCGAATACGCCGATTGGCGCGATAACCATTACTTTGTTGATCATCCACACCATAGAATCAACGATAGTGTTAACACCATTGATGACTGGATCGCGTTTTTCTGGACTTTGTTTAGAGATAGCAATACCTAGGAACAAGCAGAAAACAAGAATTTGTAGAATGTTTGCGTCGTTCAAAGATTGGAAAACGTTAGTTGGGATCATACCGATAACGGTTGCCCAAAATGTAGGTAGTTCGCCTTTTGATGCGTACTCTGCTGAGAACATGCCTTCAACACCAGAAACATCAATACCCGTACCTGGTTGGAATACTTCACCCATTACTAGTGCAAGAGCAACTGCAAGAGCAGAAGTTACCGCAAAGTAACCTAAAGTAACGAAACCAACTTTACCTGCGGAGTGGCTATTGCCTAGGCCCGCTGCACCTGAAATTAGAGCAACCGCAACCAAAGGAATAACAAGCATCTTAATTAAGTTAATAAAGATGGCACCCAGTGGAGAGAACATCGTTGCACTGTGGCCCATAACTGCACCGATTAGGGTACCGAGTACCATGGCAATCACAACTTGAAAACCGATGTTCTGTAGTAAATTCTTTTCTTTTAACACTTCCTTAACCCCTGTGCTAATAATGTGTAAATTTTCAGACATAACCACTAACCAATCCTCGATTAGTGGAAATTTATGTTGCTCGCGTTTTTACACTTATATTTCACAATTGGCAATATGCATCTTGGTCGGATTTCACGTATTCGCACATTTTTGTTGATGAAATGGTGATTTTTGAGCCAAAGAAAACGTTTGCTTTTCGTTTGGAGAGAAACAACGTTAGATTAATTGGAAATGGTCAGAGGAGAGATGTTAAAGAAAATGATCGATTTCTTGGCTAGTGCCTTGTGCTTGAATTTAACAAAGGCGACGAATAATTGACCAGTTTAAATGAATTTTAGGGTCAATAGACCCTAAAATTTTATGGCTGGATTTTTGTTACTTGTTTCTTGAAGCTACTTAATCGTGGCTTGTTTCATCGGCGTAATGAAATCAGCCAGAGCCTTCAATAGCGCTTCTGGGTTGTGCTGATTGCTTTCGATAATTTTCACTACTGCAGAACCAGAAATTGCACCTGCCGCACCGGCGGCGATTGCTTGCTGAACTTGTTCTGGTTGTGAAATACCAAAGCCAAGCAATGCTGGTGGTGCATCAAACTTATTTAGCCGTTCTAACAGTTCATGAACCGGCATATTGGCTTTAGTTTCAGCGCCGGTTACACCTGCACGAGAAAGTAGGTAAGTGTAACCTTGGCTTAATGAAGCAACGGATTTTAATGTCTCATCACTCGCTGTTGGTGGTGCGATAAAGATAGGCTTGATGCCAAATTTTTCCGCCGCAGCAACGAAATCAGCGCTTTCAGTTGTTGGTACATCCGCCACAAGCACAGAGTCAATACCTGCTTGCTGACAACGTTGATAGAAGTTTTCAATGCCGCGAGCGAAGACTAGGTTTGCGTACATCAACAAACCAATAGGAATGTCCGGGTTCTTTGCTCGAATCTGTTTGATGAGGTCAAAACAGATATCAGGTGTTGTACCA includes:
- the metE gene encoding 5-methyltetrahydropteroyltriglutamate--homocysteine S-methyltransferase, producing MATITHILGYPRIGEKRELKFALEKYWRGDITQQELKAVGSEIRHNNWALQKSAGLSFATAGDFAWYDHVLTTTLLLGHVPARHNHGFPDLDTLFRVGRGQSQSSCGCNGSAASDMTKWFNTNYHYIVPEFSSDDKFEVCWPQLFEEVNEAIKTGANVKPVLLGPVSYLYLGKEVEENFDRLTLLPCLLTAYQNILSKLAKQGVEWVQIDEPVLSLELESQWQDAFKLAYQVLQGDVKVLLTTYFDSVIDTLDKIVALPVNGLHIDISAAPQQLDSVLNKLPEHWVLSVGAINGRNVWRADLGHLRNQLQPVKDKLGDRLWVASSCSLLHSPVDLELEQNLSAEVRSWFAFAKQKVTEVAALGRALDGEQDAILACDTYSQPIVKRKTATHVNKPQVQARVNAITASLAERSEPYKQRAAKQAKQLGLPLFPTTTIGSFPQTGEIRTQRSAFRTGVLPEAEYITALRGHIADAVKRQEALGLDVLVHGEAERNDMVEYFAENLAGFQTTQFGWVQSYGSRCVKPAIVVADIEREKPMTVEWSSYAQSLTKKKMKGMLTGPVTILCWTFPREDISRKEIAQQLALALRDEVSDLQNAGINIIQIDEPAIREGLPLKKRDHKTYLDWAVESFKISAASATAETQIHTHMCYSEFNEIIDSVAALDADVITIETSRSNMELLKAFEDFNYPNEIGPGVYDIHSPNIPTQEWIEDLLRKAAAKIPAERLWVNPDCGLKTRNWKEVEASLINMVLAAKTLREEAQSNVA
- the yciA gene encoding acyl-CoA thioester hydrolase YciA — protein: MSQEVTSPRGQLLLRTLAMPADTNANGDIFGGWIMSQLDLAGGILAKEISSGRIVTVSVSSIAFKKPVKVGDVVCCYGECTKIGRTSMSINLEVWVKPIRVDGVGDRFQVCEATFNYVAIDSDGRPRQINPRN
- a CDS encoding septation protein A, yielding MKQLIEFIPLIIFFALFKLYDIYVATAALIAATAIQVAISYFVYKKVEKMQLITFVVVAIFGGMTIFLHDDNFIKWKVTIVYTVFALGLTISHMIGKSAIKGMLGKEITLPDSVWAKVTWAWVSFFAVCAVVNIYIAYQLPLDVWVNFKVFGLLVATFIYTLLTGVYIYKHLPKEQKNSNQ
- a CDS encoding YciI family protein; amino-acid sequence: MWYVIFSQDVENSLEKRMGVRAAHLERLQALQDEGRLLTAGPMPAIDSENPGEAGFTGSTVIADFNSLEEAKTWADADPYVAAGVYANVIIKPFKKVF
- the trpA gene encoding tryptophan synthase subunit alpha: MDRYQSLFQRLADKNQGAFVPFVTIGDPSPDLSLQIMQTLIDAGADALELGFPFSDPLADGPTIQGANNRALIAGTTPDICFDLIKQIRAKNPDIPIGLLMYANLVFARGIENFYQRCQQAGIDSVLVADVPTTESADFVAAAEKFGIKPIFIAPPTASDETLKSVASLSQGYTYLLSRAGVTGAETKANMPVHELLERLNKFDAPPALLGFGISQPEQVQQAIAAGAAGAISGSAVVKIIESNQHNPEALLKALADFITPMKQATIK
- a CDS encoding dicarboxylate/amino acid:cation symporter gives rise to the protein MSENLHIISTGVKEVLKEKNLLQNIGFQVVIAMVLGTLIGAVMGHSATMFSPLGAIFINLIKMLVIPLVAVALISGAAGLGNSHSAGKVGFVTLGYFAVTSALAVALALVMGEVFQPGTGIDVSGVEGMFSAEYASKGELPTFWATVIGMIPTNVFQSLNDANILQILVFCLFLGIAISKQSPEKRDPVINGVNTIVDSMVWMINKVMVIAPIGVFGLMAEAVGTFGFGALMVVFKLFVVYTAAILIFGFIAYPAMIHFFSKTSAKKFISAMKKPQAVALSTASSMATLPVTMDTVEKDLGVRNSTASFVLPLGATINMSGNAIYYGLVAIFFAQLFHIDLSIGAYIAIIVTATLGAVGQAGVPGPSFLVVAVLLAAGIPIEGLPLLFALDRIFDMIRTALNITGDAACAVIVDSLIEEPEEEKVYQDQQA
- a CDS encoding GspS/AspS pilotin family protein; translated protein: MKKYIASFITFSLILLSGCSSNAENQRNLELLAENRASLLSAELPLEYGPLNILRANAQGTTIEMMMVYNADGKNAKPVAEVLKNSIKSFCSDKNIKANLEVGISYRIKMRNTRGQLMVDELITQQTCTSL